From the Aquirufa lenticrescens genome, the window TCGCTTGCGCATAATGGGGTCTGTCTGACTGTCGTGGAAATTCAAGGGGAGCAATACCGTGTAACGGCGATTGATGAGACCTTGCAGAAGACGAATTTAGGGGATTTGAAGCTAGGCCAAAAAGTAAACCTAGAACGTTGCATGGCCGCCAATGCGCGTTTTGATGGGCATATTGTACAAGGCCACGTGGATTTAACGGGTGTTTGTACGGAAATAACGGATCAGAATGGAAGCTGGGAATACCGCTTTAGCTATTCGAAAAGTAGCGGTCACGTCACGGTTGAAAAAGGTTCGATTTGTGTGAATGGTACTAGTCTTACGGTGGTAGATTCACAGGATGATTCTTTTACCGTTTGCATCATTCCATATACCTACGAACACACCGTTTTTCATCAACTTAGCGTAGGTGATCGAGTGAACTTAGAATTCGATATTCTAGGAAAGTATATTAAGAAATTAATGCATCGATAGCCTTATTGACTTTATCAAAGCCAAAACGCTTCCAGGCGATTTCTTTTTGGCCTTGAATTTCTGCCAAACCTAAATTACCAATACTTCCTAAGTGGGAGTGATTAATCTCGCGTGTGCTGCCATCAAAAGCGCCTTCCTCGATTTTCTTACCTACGATTT encodes:
- a CDS encoding riboflavin synthase, which translates into the protein MFTGIVEAMGSLVRTEAKGTNVEFWFTCPFTQELNVDQSLAHNGVCLTVVEIQGEQYRVTAIDETLQKTNLGDLKLGQKVNLERCMAANARFDGHIVQGHVDLTGVCTEITDQNGSWEYRFSYSKSSGHVTVEKGSICVNGTSLTVVDSQDDSFTVCIIPYTYEHTVFHQLSVGDRVNLEFDILGKYIKKLMHR